The following are from one region of the Pygocentrus nattereri isolate fPygNat1 chromosome 20, fPygNat1.pri, whole genome shotgun sequence genome:
- the LOC108434502 gene encoding endoplasmic reticulum aminopeptidase 1-like isoform X1: protein MCLLALLVWVTTALAGVPHASREDGPLFPQATNGQPFPWNKMRLPQAASPLHYDLLIHPNLTSLDFAGSVKIQVEAHEETNTIVLHSKDLNITKAALLASPEGEGQIVKVLEYPAYQQIALVSDSTVLKKGGVYFIELEFVAKLSDSFNGFYKSTYQTREGEERILASTQFEATSARLAFPCFDEPAFKANFSIRIRRESRHISISNMPKLRTLALPDGLFEDQFDVTVKMSTYLVAFIVCDFLSISKNTEHGVKISVYTVPEKIDQAEFALDAAVRLLDFYDDYFDIPYPLPKQDLAAVPDFQAGAMENWGLTTYRESALLFDLQKSSASNKLAITTIIAHELAHQWFGNLVTMQWWNDLWLKEGFAKFMEFVSVNITNPELQVEDSFLRKCFEAMEVDSLSSSHPVSTPVENPAQIQEMFDDVSYEKGACILHMLREFLTPDHFTSGIVHYLKQYSYQNTVNTHLWESLTTKKQHSEDDLDIKAMMETWTLQEGFPLITVDVKGREVRLNQERYLKGEDPSRTSGFLWHVPLTYVTSNLATVHRFLLKTKTDVLYLPEEVDWVKFNVDMSGYYIVHYEGSGWDDLITLLKHNHTALSSNDRASLVNNVFQLVSVGKLPLDKALDLTLYLSHETEIMPVMQGFSELVPLYKLMEKRDMEALENQMKGYIMHLFRGLIDRQAWTDDGSASERMLRSYLLLFACVRGHPPCVSTATQLFNKWKKSDGNMSLPIDISHAVFTVGARTEEGWDFLFKKYRESLSTSLKSRIKSALSSSPLAHKLIWMMKQSLEGSLMKTQDLPYVVTSVSNNPKGYKHAWDFLRANWHSLVKKFDLGSHSIAHMVTGVTSQYSTREMLEEIQEFFGSLTAETGAELRCIQQALENVEENIRWMEKNLLLLQAWLDKNHPEPAQLDDHFKHSEL, encoded by the exons ATGTGCCTCTTGGCTCTCCTTGTGTGGGTTACAACAGCTTTAGCTGGAGTTCCACATGCCAGCAGAGAAGATGGGCCTTTGTTTCCACAGGCAACCAATGGACAGCCATTCCCATGGAACAAGATGAGACTTCCACAGGCTGCTTCCCCCCTCCACTACGACCTCCTCATCCACCCCAATCTCACTAGCTTAGACTTTGCTGGAAGTGTGAAGATCCAAGTGGAGGCCCATGAGGAAACCAACACCATTGTACTCCACAGCAAAGATCTTAACATTACCAAGGCAGCACTGCTGGCTTCACCTGAAGGTGAAGGTCAGATTGTGAAAGTGCTGGAGTATCCGGCCTACCAGCAAATCGCTCTTGTCAGCGATAGCACAGTGCTGAAGAAGGGTGGCGTTTACTTTATCGAGCTGGAGTTTGTAGCCAAACTCTCTGACAGCTTCAACGGGTTTTACAAAAGCACATACCAGACCAGGGAAGGGGAAGAGAG GATTCTGGCCTCCACCCAGTTTGAGGCGACCAGTGCTCGTTTAGCTTTCCCCTGTTTCGATGAGCCAGCCTTCAAAGCTAACTTCTCCATCCGCATCCGCCGAGAGAGCAGACAcatctccatctccaacatGCCAAAG CTGAGGACACTGGCACTTCCTGATGGCCTGTTTGAGGACCAGTTTGACGTCACTGTGAAGATGAGCACGTACCTGGTGGCCTTCATCGTGTGTGACTTCCTTTCCATCAGCAAGAACACCGAGCATGGGGTCAAG ATCTCAGTGTACACCGTACCAGAGAAGATAGACCAGGCCGAGTTTGCGCTGGATGCTGCAGTGAGGCTGCTGGACTTCTATGATGATTACTTTGACATTCCCTATCCTCTCCCTAAGCAAG ATCTTGCTGCAGTCCCAGACTTCCAGGCTGGAGCTATGGAGAACTGGGGACTGACGACTTATAGAGAGTCCGCCCTGCTCTTCGACCTCCAGAAGTCCTCTGCCTCCAACAAGCTGGCCATCACTACTATCATAGCGCATGAGCTTGCCCATCAG TGGTTTGGAAACCTGGTGACGATGCAGTGGTGGAATGATCTCTGGCTGAAGGAGGGATTCGCCAAGTTCATGGAATTTGTGTCTGTTAACATCACCAACCCTGAGCTGCAAGTG GAGGACTCTTTCCTGCGAAAGTGCTTTGAGGCGATGGAAGTGGATTCTTTAAGCTCCTCCCACCCTGTGTCCACCCCTGTGGAGAACCCGGCTCAGATCCAGGAAATGTTCGATGATGTGTCTTATGAAAAG ggtGCTTGCATTCTGCACATGCTGAGGGAGTTTCTGACCCCGGACCACTTTACATCTGGCATCGTTCACTATCTGAAACAATACAGCTACCAAAACACGGTCAACACTCACCTGTGGGAAAGTCTGACCACT AAGAAGCAGCACTCTGAGGACGATCTAGACATTAAGGCGATGATGGAGACATGGACACTGCAGGAAGGCTTCCCACTCATCACAGTGGATGTCAAGGGTCGTGAAGTGCGCCTAAACCAGGAGCGGTACCTGAAGGGCGAGGACCCCTCCCGAACTTCTGG gttTCTTTGGCACGTCCCGCTAACCTACGTCACCAGTAACTTGGCCACTGTCCATCGGTTTCTCCTGAAGACTAAGACAG ATGTGCTGTACCTGCCTGAAGAAGTGGACTGGGTGAAGTTTAACGTGGACATGAGCGGATATTACATCGTCCACTATGAGGGGTCGGGCTGGGACGACCTCATCACTCTGCTCAAACACAACCACACCGCCCTCAGCAGCAACGACCGGGCCAGCCTCGTCAATAATGTCTTCCAGTTGGTCAG TGTGGGGAAGCTACCGCTGGACAAAGCTCTTGACCTGACGCTGTATCTGAGCCATGAGACGGAGATCATGCCTGTGATGCAGGGCTTCAGTGAACTTGTCCCGCTCTACAAACTGATGGAGAAAAGGGACATGGAGGCGCTGGAGAACCAGATGAAG GGCTACATCATGCATCTGTTCCGTGGGCTGATAGACCGGCAGGCGTGGACTGATGACGGTTCAGCGTCTGAGCGGATGCTGCGCAGCTACCTGCTCCTCTTCGCCTGTGTGAGGGGTCACCCGCCCTGTGTCTCCACCGCCACCCAGCTCTTCAACAAGTGGAAGAAGTCTGACGGCAACATGAG TCTTCCTATCGACATCAGCCATGCGGTGTTTACAGTTGGTGCTCGCACTGAGGAGGGTTGGGACTTCCTGTTCAAGAAGTACCGCGAGTCCCTTTCTACGTCACTAAAGAGCCGAATCAAATCTGCCCTGTCCTCCTCTCCGCTCGCTCACAAACTCATATG GATGATGAAGCAGAGTTTGGAGGGGTCACTGATGAAGACGCAGGACCTTCCGTATGTTGTGACGTCAGTCAGCAACAACCCTAAAGGCTATAAACACGCCTGGGACTTCCTGAGGGCCAACTGGCACTCGCTGGTGAAGAA GTTTGACCTCGGCTCTCACTCCATTGCACACATGGTAACAGGTGTGACCAGTCAGTACTCCACCAGAGAGATGCTGGAAGAG ATTCAGGAATTCTTCGGTTCCTTAACTGCTGAGACGGGCGCTGAGCTGCGTTGCATTCAGCAGGCTCTGGAGAatgtggaggagaacattcgCTGGATGGAAAAGAACCTCCTGCTGCTCCAAGCCTGGCTGGACAAAAACCATCCAGAACCAGCCCAGCTAGATGACCATTTCAAACACTCAGAGCTGTGA
- the LOC108434502 gene encoding endoplasmic reticulum aminopeptidase 1-like isoform X2: MCLLALLVWVTTALAGVPHASREDGPLFPQATNGQPFPWNKMRLPQAASPLHYDLLIHPNLTSLDFAGSVKIQVEAHEETNTIVLHSKDLNITKAALLASPEGEGQIVKVLEYPAYQQIALVSDSTVLKKGGVYFIELEFVAKLSDSFNGFYKSTYQTREGEERILASTQFEATSARLAFPCFDEPAFKANFSIRIRRESRHISISNMPKLRTLALPDGLFEDQFDVTVKMSTYLVAFIVCDFLSISKNTEHGVKISVYTVPEKIDQAEFALDAAVRLLDFYDDYFDIPYPLPKQDLAAVPDFQAGAMENWGLTTYRESALLFDLQKSSASNKLAITTIIAHELAHQWFGNLVTMQWWNDLWLKEGFAKFMEFVSVNITNPELQVEDSFLRKCFEAMEVDSLSSSHPVSTPVENPAQIQEMFDDVSYEKGACILHMLREFLTPDHFTSGIVHYLKQYSYQNTVNTHLWESLTTKQHSEDDLDIKAMMETWTLQEGFPLITVDVKGREVRLNQERYLKGEDPSRTSGFLWHVPLTYVTSNLATVHRFLLKTKTDVLYLPEEVDWVKFNVDMSGYYIVHYEGSGWDDLITLLKHNHTALSSNDRASLVNNVFQLVSVGKLPLDKALDLTLYLSHETEIMPVMQGFSELVPLYKLMEKRDMEALENQMKGYIMHLFRGLIDRQAWTDDGSASERMLRSYLLLFACVRGHPPCVSTATQLFNKWKKSDGNMSLPIDISHAVFTVGARTEEGWDFLFKKYRESLSTSLKSRIKSALSSSPLAHKLIWMMKQSLEGSLMKTQDLPYVVTSVSNNPKGYKHAWDFLRANWHSLVKKFDLGSHSIAHMVTGVTSQYSTREMLEEIQEFFGSLTAETGAELRCIQQALENVEENIRWMEKNLLLLQAWLDKNHPEPAQLDDHFKHSEL; this comes from the exons ATGTGCCTCTTGGCTCTCCTTGTGTGGGTTACAACAGCTTTAGCTGGAGTTCCACATGCCAGCAGAGAAGATGGGCCTTTGTTTCCACAGGCAACCAATGGACAGCCATTCCCATGGAACAAGATGAGACTTCCACAGGCTGCTTCCCCCCTCCACTACGACCTCCTCATCCACCCCAATCTCACTAGCTTAGACTTTGCTGGAAGTGTGAAGATCCAAGTGGAGGCCCATGAGGAAACCAACACCATTGTACTCCACAGCAAAGATCTTAACATTACCAAGGCAGCACTGCTGGCTTCACCTGAAGGTGAAGGTCAGATTGTGAAAGTGCTGGAGTATCCGGCCTACCAGCAAATCGCTCTTGTCAGCGATAGCACAGTGCTGAAGAAGGGTGGCGTTTACTTTATCGAGCTGGAGTTTGTAGCCAAACTCTCTGACAGCTTCAACGGGTTTTACAAAAGCACATACCAGACCAGGGAAGGGGAAGAGAG GATTCTGGCCTCCACCCAGTTTGAGGCGACCAGTGCTCGTTTAGCTTTCCCCTGTTTCGATGAGCCAGCCTTCAAAGCTAACTTCTCCATCCGCATCCGCCGAGAGAGCAGACAcatctccatctccaacatGCCAAAG CTGAGGACACTGGCACTTCCTGATGGCCTGTTTGAGGACCAGTTTGACGTCACTGTGAAGATGAGCACGTACCTGGTGGCCTTCATCGTGTGTGACTTCCTTTCCATCAGCAAGAACACCGAGCATGGGGTCAAG ATCTCAGTGTACACCGTACCAGAGAAGATAGACCAGGCCGAGTTTGCGCTGGATGCTGCAGTGAGGCTGCTGGACTTCTATGATGATTACTTTGACATTCCCTATCCTCTCCCTAAGCAAG ATCTTGCTGCAGTCCCAGACTTCCAGGCTGGAGCTATGGAGAACTGGGGACTGACGACTTATAGAGAGTCCGCCCTGCTCTTCGACCTCCAGAAGTCCTCTGCCTCCAACAAGCTGGCCATCACTACTATCATAGCGCATGAGCTTGCCCATCAG TGGTTTGGAAACCTGGTGACGATGCAGTGGTGGAATGATCTCTGGCTGAAGGAGGGATTCGCCAAGTTCATGGAATTTGTGTCTGTTAACATCACCAACCCTGAGCTGCAAGTG GAGGACTCTTTCCTGCGAAAGTGCTTTGAGGCGATGGAAGTGGATTCTTTAAGCTCCTCCCACCCTGTGTCCACCCCTGTGGAGAACCCGGCTCAGATCCAGGAAATGTTCGATGATGTGTCTTATGAAAAG ggtGCTTGCATTCTGCACATGCTGAGGGAGTTTCTGACCCCGGACCACTTTACATCTGGCATCGTTCACTATCTGAAACAATACAGCTACCAAAACACGGTCAACACTCACCTGTGGGAAAGTCTGACCACT AAGCAGCACTCTGAGGACGATCTAGACATTAAGGCGATGATGGAGACATGGACACTGCAGGAAGGCTTCCCACTCATCACAGTGGATGTCAAGGGTCGTGAAGTGCGCCTAAACCAGGAGCGGTACCTGAAGGGCGAGGACCCCTCCCGAACTTCTGG gttTCTTTGGCACGTCCCGCTAACCTACGTCACCAGTAACTTGGCCACTGTCCATCGGTTTCTCCTGAAGACTAAGACAG ATGTGCTGTACCTGCCTGAAGAAGTGGACTGGGTGAAGTTTAACGTGGACATGAGCGGATATTACATCGTCCACTATGAGGGGTCGGGCTGGGACGACCTCATCACTCTGCTCAAACACAACCACACCGCCCTCAGCAGCAACGACCGGGCCAGCCTCGTCAATAATGTCTTCCAGTTGGTCAG TGTGGGGAAGCTACCGCTGGACAAAGCTCTTGACCTGACGCTGTATCTGAGCCATGAGACGGAGATCATGCCTGTGATGCAGGGCTTCAGTGAACTTGTCCCGCTCTACAAACTGATGGAGAAAAGGGACATGGAGGCGCTGGAGAACCAGATGAAG GGCTACATCATGCATCTGTTCCGTGGGCTGATAGACCGGCAGGCGTGGACTGATGACGGTTCAGCGTCTGAGCGGATGCTGCGCAGCTACCTGCTCCTCTTCGCCTGTGTGAGGGGTCACCCGCCCTGTGTCTCCACCGCCACCCAGCTCTTCAACAAGTGGAAGAAGTCTGACGGCAACATGAG TCTTCCTATCGACATCAGCCATGCGGTGTTTACAGTTGGTGCTCGCACTGAGGAGGGTTGGGACTTCCTGTTCAAGAAGTACCGCGAGTCCCTTTCTACGTCACTAAAGAGCCGAATCAAATCTGCCCTGTCCTCCTCTCCGCTCGCTCACAAACTCATATG GATGATGAAGCAGAGTTTGGAGGGGTCACTGATGAAGACGCAGGACCTTCCGTATGTTGTGACGTCAGTCAGCAACAACCCTAAAGGCTATAAACACGCCTGGGACTTCCTGAGGGCCAACTGGCACTCGCTGGTGAAGAA GTTTGACCTCGGCTCTCACTCCATTGCACACATGGTAACAGGTGTGACCAGTCAGTACTCCACCAGAGAGATGCTGGAAGAG ATTCAGGAATTCTTCGGTTCCTTAACTGCTGAGACGGGCGCTGAGCTGCGTTGCATTCAGCAGGCTCTGGAGAatgtggaggagaacattcgCTGGATGGAAAAGAACCTCCTGCTGCTCCAAGCCTGGCTGGACAAAAACCATCCAGAACCAGCCCAGCTAGATGACCATTTCAAACACTCAGAGCTGTGA